The genomic region gAAGTCGTATCGCTTACCTGATGCCTATAAAAGAAAGTCCTCACCTGCCACCAGGAGTCTAAAAATAGGCGTATAGATAAGCTTTCGATAGGTATCATTGCTTTCTCACCGACGGTAGCGGCGCTGAAAGAGAACACCTGATTGGCTCGCCGCCTCCCCTCGAAGCTGTTGTCACCTATCCGAGCTCTGGTGAGCAATTACCTGGCCTGTCGGAATCCTAGCCGAACAGATTGAATTCTGATTGATTTCTGCCCAGGAAAGAGGAGAGAATTTAAAGGTCTTCTTTTTTAATTGGGTATTTGGTGTGTGCTGATGTGAGGAACTTGTCCCTCCCCGGGGATCCTTTATGGGGCAATAATGGCGCTGAGAAACAGCCTGGTCTGCTCTCTCCCTGGAAGGCCATAACCCCACATTTGTCCTGAGTGCTTTTCTATTATGCATTGATAGCTAAGCATCAATCAATATGGGAGGGAAGAGAAAACCCAGCGAAACCAACTTCTTAAGTGTAAAACGCCTCTTAATACCAAAGCTTTCAAACAACTTAACCTgggtgctctctctctctctctctctctctctctctctctctctctctctctctctctctctctctctctctctctctctctctctctctctctctttctctctctctctctctctctctctctctctctctctctttgctgAGCATCTTTGAGAAACCAGAAGTTGAGGAGAGACACTGctgatgttttattcaaaaGCAGGGAATGGTTTCTGGGTAAATGCATGCCACGGCTAAGTCCGGCACACACATGCACTTTTGCCTAATGACCGTAAAGGTTTACCCCtaaacacattttctgaaaTGCATTATGAACAATAAAGGACTCAATGAGTAAATCAACTATTTAATTAAGttctattttttttgtttttttaagtacaattctCAAGAgtgaataaaaaattatttggatTTATATACAAGGGCAAAACAACTTTTTTAAGAGTCCACGTTTTACCGCAAGCTGTCTGTGATCTGTGATTAAATGCTATGTTTTTATAATATCTGTATGTCACAAATACATGTATCCGCTCGGCTGGCCTTCGTAATCTTCGTCGTCGACATTCTCCTCTTCGCCTGATATTCTATAAGCTCCGTTTTCTTTGTGCTGGAACTCTTTGTTCAGCTGAGAACCTGGAAAACATATAGAGGAAAAACCATTTgattaattgtattaattattCATGATGCATCATAAATATGCAttcttttataaagtttttttgttgtttaatttaatataatatactaataataatacattattcagtagatgttttattttattaatggaGTGAAAAAGCAGCGAACAGCCAGCATGCTAAGAGGAtctattaattaatgcattaattaattagCACGTCtacatttgatcattttcaGAAAGCTCAGCATTTTCTATGCCCACGATATCCTGTATAACACTCAtgatgtctttttttatttttctcctaTAGGAAAAGGTCTGTCCTGTGTCCAGAGTCACCTTTCACTGCCGCCTATCCCAGAGTTCATTGCAGTCGGGACGTTCCGGGAAACGAGGGATGGGGGGGTGCAGATAAGGGGCCGTCTAAGGCAGCAGACCCCCCAGAGAAAGAGATAACAGCCAGACAGTCACAGCAACGACCTGCCACATAATACACAAGCCCTTCCACCCCTTCTCCCTTTCCCTTCCAAATCTCCCCCCATCTAGGGCCCTCTCGACCTCCTGTCATCACCGGCCTTTATGTTGCTGCTGCAGAAAGCCCTCGACTGGTGTACGGTTATCGTCAGCCCTGTCGGATTCTCGGAAAGGCCAAGTTCACCTTTAGCGATGAGGAGATGATAAGCTTTGATAGTAGCGAATGCGAATCGATCAGCTCCCACTGTTGGTGCGTTCGCATGTCTTTTCTGACCGCGCCACAGACCACAGAGAGAACATGAATATCCTAACAGATTTCTCTTTGCAGTGTGGATGGATATTTTTCAATGTTAAAACAATAATGCATTAGGTTAAATCGCCTTTACTGACATAATGGTTTTGAAATTgtaatgtatacattttatgttggtcttatttgttttgtattggTTTTGCATACATGCGTTTTTTAATCTCAGAGAggttttttataataatacagttataataataaaataacattttataataaaaaatcttttaataataacaatggagactttttctcaatgaagtatatatatatatatatatatatatatatatatatatatatatatatatatatatatatatatatatatatatatatatatatatatacacacacatatatacacacacaccaaaatcTGTAATCAAAGTCAGAGATCTCAAATATTAACTATATTTGTCATCATAATTATTCCAAACTCAAACTATCTGAGCTGGGCAGACCATCAACATCTGACTCATTTGTGTCTGTTTTTATTTCTCAGGAATTTTAGGAGAAATGTTGATACTCAAATGTTCTTAAAAGTCTCCTGAGAGAAAAAGCAACTTCTGAACAATAACATATTCCTCCGGGTCGAACATGTAAACAGTGGggtttgtgtctgtgagtgtgtggaAGCAGCCCCAACAATCATGTTTTTTCAGCTTGTTCACCTCTGACCTTGTTCTCTAAAGGCCGTGTCTGTGTCAGTGAATGAGTGTTCTCAGACATACCTCCATGTGTAACCTGTAATCTGGCGGAGGCAGACACCTCTCCGAAGGCGTTCCTGGCGGTGNNNNNNNNNNNNNNNNNNNNNNNNNNNNNNNNNNNNNNNNNNNNNNNNNNNNNNNNNNNNNNNNNNNNNNNNNNNNNNNNNNNNNNNNNNNNNNNNNNNNNNNNNNNNNNNNNNNNNNNNNNNNNNNNNNNNNNNNNNNNNNNNNNNNNNNNNNNNNNNNNNNNNNNNNNNNNNNNNNNNNNNNNNNNNNNNNNNNNNNNTTCCTGGCGGTGCATGTGTACACACCTGCATCGTTCGGGCCGACTCTTTGAATCTGGAGCCAGCCGGTCAATTCAAACCTCCGTGGACCTCCACGGGCCTGTAATTACAGAAACGCACACCATTGCATATGGGGTGAGAATTGATCAAACTATGTGTTTGTCTGTTGAAgcttaagtttgtatttatattatgtttttgtaTTAAGTTTGTATCAAGTGATGAAAAATACTAAAGAATATGTCATTGTATACAGACCTTGTATTTCTGATGTGggtttgagttgtttttaaaaaaaaatgctgttttattgTTTACTTGTATGTGCACAGACATACCTGTACAGCCGTGCTCGAATCATCAGCAGGAAAAGAAATGACGTCCCCCTCTTTCCTCCACTGGACGGAAGCCAGTGGATACGACGACACCTCACAGGAAAAGATGACATCACTTCCTTTGGTTGTTAAGATGTCCACGGGGAGCGAAGTGATAACTGGTTCTGTAAAGTTTGCAGAAGATGGAAACCTTTATATGTATTCATTTAGGAGAGGCTTTTATTTAAAGCAATCAATTGAGTAATACAAGCGAATTAAGCGATTCATCGTAAACAGGAGAAGTGCTAGTAATACAAAGTTTCAGCCGCTGTTCAAAATAGTACAGTCtaaagttgggttgaaaatggacaaacccagcagttgggtttaATGtttccttaaagctacactgtgtaacttttttttgtttattcttagctaaaaacacttagttctttcacaaatatgtgctcattaatgtatatttacttctgtTCAAggtataaagtattctcgtaagtttataatatgccattgaaaatacatacggtgaggggttcgaatgctggtcgccatggttgctcctccatcttgaaagtacattagccaaagagggatatacccgtaaattcaagcttcgactttcacgttttaacactcgatggccatgtcgaatgtgaagagggggattgccgtgttaatcttggactaaatcggccaccgtaggagttaaaacgaaatttagaattgagaggaacagaaactattattccctggatggtcttatacctttacaccgctagatatcacacagtgtagctttaaaacaacccatttgctggtttgtccattttcaacttaACTTGGGTtgattttaacccagcaatttttAGAGTATACAAGCTAAAATATAAAGGGATTAAGCAATAGTGAGAACACATTCCTATTTGAAGTTAAAAAAGCATCCCAAAGCAAATCGCTGCTACTGGACAGCTCTTTCACAGCAGCTTCTGTATTCACGGGAGCCTTTTGTGCTGTGTTTGTTTAGCTTGGTTAATTATTTTAAGTGTGAGTTTGGACACTTACAAGCTGCTAATCTTAAACATGGCGGTAAAGTAAATACAAACCTAATGGTTGGATTTTTATTCCCACAACTGAACAAATGGTTTTCATTTTGGCCTTTTCCATGACAAAACTTTTTAAACGGGGTGATTTATGTTGGCATTCAGACTCTATACATGGACAATGGCTCCTCCGAGAGAACATTTacatctaaatatatatatatatatatatatatatatatatatatatatatatacattagcAGATGTATCCATACCAAAATGATGCAGCCTTTACTTTAGGTGAGGTAGCAGAGCAAACAAATCAAGTACTGAGACTAAAAGTCAAAtttcccccccccaaaaaaaacagtgtttgCAGGCCTTTAGAAGGGTAAATCTGTCAAGACGTGTCCCGGCTACACTTTACGGcaaaagcaaaataaataaatgctgaaaGAAGATGAAGACTGTTTGCATTGTTTGcattgtgactttatatttaTGCCAATTTAGCACCCCCACCCAAATAtccttacactgtaaaaaaaaaaaaaaaaaaagtgtattggTAAATTTCTGTCtgacattatccagtaattttaagGAGATTTCTGTTAACCCTAAAACAACACAATGCCATGCGTTTTCAAAATACAAGTAAAACACctatgtataattatataaaaatgtataatttaatataaaatttgtaataatttatttttattaatttaatgtttaCGATATTTAATTGAATGAATTGTAAAGTGTTTATACATCAAGGTAGTTGTTGTGCTGCACTTGAAAAtgtttacatattaaatacaataaaaaagttTTACAATATTGTATGTACTGTGATAAACGTAAATACACTGCATGTAAAAAGTTGCAATAAACGAAAACCCCCATtgaaaataacaattttattaCAAATCAGTTTAGCAATACTTACTTGTCTTGCAGGGTCCTTGGTGCAACATTGTCAACGTCTGACCTTTGCCTTGTTTGTGTTGGGCTGCCCGAAACTGACATATATTCTTAAATGTCTTTTCATCAGAACCACAGAGTGCTTCCTGCTTGCTGCACACACAGACGGCTCTGGGCTCACCTGTGGGGTTTCTGCGTGGGGCTCTGCAGCGCAGACCTTCAGCACAGCGCCCGTAGGAAGAAGACCCGGACCGAGGCTCAGGGTCACACAGTTGCCCCTCATCGTTTCCACATTCCCAGCAACACCCACACTGGTCACGAACTAGCCCGGCTGGACAACCCTGCAGCTGCCTAACATCTGGGCACCTCTCAGGGTGGCACTTCTTAGGGCATCCCTCACCTGGTCGAAGGCTCTTCTGCCAGTCAAAACGGCCAAGGTGCTCCAGCTGGAATGGCTCAGACACTGAAACTAGCATCAGTACTAGTATAACAAGTAAATAAGCCCATTGTTTGTGAGGTTATACTGGCTAAAGTTACCAAAAAGATGAAAAAGTCCTTGTCTCAGATAGCAGAAGTAGCTTTTATGTCAATGCAGAAGGCCAACAAATGCACTCTTGAGGGGCATGAGTGATCCTCACCAGTCATTGCACATGAAAACCGTAAAATACAGCGTTTCCAGGTTTTTGTCTCTGTGCACACCTCAAAGTATCTTGATGAAGTGACCCGTGTCACAAAAGTGCAGCATGCTGAATGAGCAAGAGTTGGGAAAGAAACAGAGCTCTGACTTTGGTGACCCTCTCTTAAACTGCAGGGTGCCTCCCCCCATTTGCCAAACAAAAGTGGAGAAAAAAGGTGTGAGCTGGGAGATGCACAACATCCAATCAAAAAGCTCTATTTTGAGCTGGGGTGGGGGGTGAAATCATGGGTTTTTAACCAAACTGGAGGAGTCAGCAGAAAGGGCCATAAATTAACCTTCACAAACCTGGTCTCAGTAAGTGTCTGATTTTTTGCACACCTCAAACTTTGTCTTTTTCACATCATATGATTGTCTGCGTCTAAAATCGCATACTCTCTTGAGCAGGTATTTCATTGGATACTGCACATAAAAAGAATGCTAGTATATTATCACGTGACCAGCGTCagccattcataaatcctctcctgtggcctcaaAGGATAGTCATATGCACACTTTAGAATCTCAATATTACACAAACctgcaataattaaatgttaacttACAGAAATATACTTTTTGtgtttaatctcactttattgaccAATGTCTTTTCTGCTTCGATTATCCAATTTAAGCATATTAATAAGATAAAATGACTTATGATAAATATcacatttgtgttttattttatttttttaacattctctATTATTCTGCCGTCCTGCATGGCAGCACAGCTGTTTTGTTTGAGCTGTGCCCTCTATTGTACAGACGTGAatttgcattttcatttttggttaatAACACATTACTTTCCAAAAAAACATAACTAAATGATGCAAATAGTTACTTTTTTTAGGGAGCAATACAAAATattgtaacacattacttttaaaagtaacattCCCCAACACTGAGAAAGTAGCTGGTCCAGATTTGTTGTTGGAGCTCtgcatgaaaaacaaaacaggcCTCCATTACAAATGAGCTTATCTGTGCTGTGAAAGAAAGTGAGAAGATTTTTAGCTCCTCTCTCTCACTAATGTCCTTAGTTTATCTGCTGCTCTCACCTCGCCACATTGAGCCAAAACAAACAATTAGGCGGCCATTAAGGGCCCTTTGTTAATTGTAAATAATCCATCATTAATATTGATTAGCTGTGGTGAGCAGATCTCATTCACGTCTTACCTCCTAATGAGTGGGTCTTAGTGGGCTAATTGCTTCAGGCTATTTCTATTCAACACCGAGGAGGCTGCAGTGAGCTCTGGAGTGTGCCTTGAGTTTTACTGTTAACTAACACAGATTGAATGTCCATGATAAGATCAGACCCCACTCCAATTAACTTTCTCTGAGAACCTTTCCCAAGGTTACCATGTGCTTTTCTAATCTGTCCAAAAAGCACCGTAAAAGTAGGTCATATGACTCACGCAACTCAATCTTCTGAATATAGCCTACTTTTTGGAGCTCAATAACCCCTGGTCAATGTATAATGACAGATTTTCATTGTTTGATTATTCCTTTAAGGGGTTTAACTGGGAAATACATGCTTCACAGTATGCATTGTTATAAAGTGTTACTCAATCTAAGACTGTGACGTTTTCAATTGTTGCTTTAAGGCAAACCAGCCGTCTAAAATTGCGTAAACTCTTTTTGAGACAACAGCAAAAACAGATGTCTCATAGTCTCTCTATTCAGCGGAACATGATGTCTGTTTGATGGTTTGAGTTTGAGATTAGGGCTTTGCGATATTGAAGGAAAATGCaatattcgatatgcgatacaatattgctattagtgtgtcaaatctttttaaatttcacattctttctgggaaaagaaagcatcgctacagcTTGTATGTCACAAATCggacaatataattttaacatcaatgtaaacaaacaaaaaatgtgatgcaaatatttaaataccaaaaactcttTGCTTGACTTGGTAACATATAGCTATATCAACCTAAAACATTAAGAATATCCAGGTAAACACTTCCTAACTAGGGATGGCAGattattttttgatattttaatttatctttattaaaaataatctaAAAACAGTAGTCTCttcacattaattaaatatacactgatacacaataaagctacaaaagttattcagcCAAGAGCACTGAGTGATCatctctttttcttttattgtctgtcactttaagacctaatgcaccGATCCTATTGACACGCATTCGGCTTCTTTCCCCAACTGATATCGTTCACTTAAAGCATAATCGAGTTTACATAAATACTCATCAAGACAGCCATTTTGacataactgtgtgtgtatttgaaagTTTGAGTGTGTAAAAAGACACAAAACAGAACTGAAGGGATCACACACACTTTCAGAGTGACGACTTTCAGAGTGtacgtttcggtgtgtgtgtgtcagacagcagaCAGCGCAAGACTGCAAGGAGTTGTTTTCGCAAGTTATTccgtttaataactctttataacgtcaagcaagtcacataagtaacataacagtcgtgtgcccagtctattctttGCTATATGCGTCgacctaaaacgtacacttttcacaatgttgaagtagcctattaaaattaTTCAGATATTGTGTGCCATTGTGATATGCATATTGTGATATGTACATtttcgatatttcgataatttttatatattgcacagccctatttGAGATATGCTGTCAATGTCAAAAACATATGGCACTTTCTCAAAAATAAACTATCCATCTTATTTTTCAAGGTGGAAGTAAGCCATTTTCTGGAAAATATGACTTCAACATTCGATTCGCTGtatgaaaataatgaaaaaaataacaaagtGCAGTAAATGGTAAAACTATTTGCACTACAAACAGTGTCTATAATTAagacaatattaaaataatatgttaAGAAATGCCAGTTTGCAATATCAAATCCAAAACAGCAGATGACTCCGGAAGCATTATTTAAAAATTCAATGTCCTCTCTTACATGAAAAATAAGGTGCTAACTCGGTGCTAGCATATATTGCATGTATTAAAGAAATGAAGctatttttacacacacactctctctttccCCTTctcccctttcacactgcgattccggcaaatacatggataatgcgacccgggatttgttcccgggccgctagatttggtccattcacactgccagcgaaatgccgtaatatgtgcactttcacacacaacgcttaaagggatacttcaccgctttttcatattaaactatgttattcccttagcttaaacgagttgatacatacctctctcgtctcagtgcgtgcacttaatctctctgacgggcagtgatgatctgatagcatttagcttagcccactaagcccagttcattcactatggaaccaaacagagatcaagttagaagtaccaaacacctccacgtttcccc from Pseudorasbora parva isolate DD20220531a chromosome 11, ASM2467924v1, whole genome shotgun sequence harbors:
- the kazald2 gene encoding kazal-type serine peptidase inhibitor domain 2; protein product: MLVSVSEPFQLEHLGRFDWQKSLRPGEGCPKKCHPERCPDVRQLQGCPAGLVRDQCGCCWECGNDEGQLCDPEPRSGSSSYGRCAEGLRCRAPRRNPTGEPRAVCVCSKQEALCGSDEKTFKNICQFRAAQHKQGKGQTLTMLHQGPCKTKPVITSLPVDILTTKGSDVIFSCEVSSYPLASVQWRKEGDVISFPADDSSTAVQARGGPRRFELTGWLQIQRVGPNDAGVYTCTARNAFGEVSASARLQVTHGGSQLNKEFQHKENGAYRISGEEENVDDEDYEGQPSGYMYL